In Blastocatellia bacterium, the genomic window GGAGAACTTCTCTACTCGCCGAATCTCCCCGCCGTGCAGAACCTCCCCCTCGGGCGGTTGATCGCCGAACGGTACGGGTGCCCCGTCCGCGTCGAGAACGATGCCAACGCGGCGGGACTAGCGGAAGCTCACTATGGAGCCGGTGTGGGACACCGTTTCGTCTTCTATGTGACGGTGAGTACAGGAATTGGCACCGGTGTCGTGCTTGACGGTCGGATTTATAGCGGGAGCCGGGGACTGGCGGCCGAAGGCGGGCATGTGACGATCAATCATCTCGGTCCACGATGTTCCTGCGGCCGCAACGGCTGCATCGAAGCCTACGCTTCTGGCACGGGACTTGCCCGGCGCACGAAAGCCATTCTCCGGACGCTCGATCGCGAATCTCTCAAGCCGACCTATGGCATGCGGATCCTGGACCTCGCCGGTGGGGACTGCGAGCAGGTGACGGCGAAAATCATTGCTGACGCCGCCCGACAGGGAGACCATCTCGCCCGGGAGCTCATTGACGAGACGGCTCACTATCTCAGCATCTGGCTGGGCGGGATGATCAACCTCTTCGATCCCGACATCATCATCATCGGAGGCGGGTTGTCCACACTCGGAGACCTGCTCTTTGCACCAATTAGGGACCTGACGCCGCAGTACTCGATTTTGCCCTCGGCAGCAGCGATTCCCATCGTCCCGGCTCGCCTCGGCGAAAACGTTGGTATTCTCGGAGCGGTTGCACTTTTTGCCGCCGGTGGTCCCTCGCAGGCGTTGTGAGGCGACCATAAGCGCCGCTTCTTGCCCAGGGCTTCAGTCGGAAAAGACAATAGCTGAAAAGGTGCTCGCGCTGATGAGCACCGCGTCCTTACTCAGAGCTTAAGGCTCACCGAGACACCGTCGCGCAGAGGAATGATCGTCGTGAAGAATTCCGGCGATGAATAAATGAGCCGGTTGAACTCCCGAATCCCCTCCGTCGCCGGATCGGTTTCCCCGCGAGCGACCCGACCGCTCCAGAGCACATTGTCGGCCACAAGCAATCCCCCGCGACGAATCCGCGAGCGCGCGCGGGTGAAAGCCGCCGGGTACTGGTGCTTATCCACATCGGTGAAAACCAGGTCGAACTCTCCATCCACCTGGTCTATGAGGTCGAGGGCATCCCCTACGAGAATCTTCACACGGTCGGCGACTCCGGCCCGGCGCAGGTAATCTTCCGCCTCGCGCGCGTTTTTCGCATCATCATCAGTGTAGTAAACGACTCCCCGAGCGGGGATGGCGCGGGCAAGCCAGATCGTCGAATAGCCGATGGCCGATCCCATCTCGAAGACGCGCTCAGCATGGATGAGTCGGGCCAACTGATAGAGCAGTCGTCCGACGGCTGGCCCGACGATGGGAATGCGTCGTTGCCGGGCAAGCTGCTCCATTTCCGTGAGAACATCATCTCGCGGCGGGAGCAACGCGTCCAGATAATTCACCACATCATCGGAGATGAACGTCATCGTGTGACTTCCTCCTGTTTCATGACCTTCCTCACTAACGCCGCTCAATTATACCGTAACGGAGGAGGGGCAGAGACCTTCGTTCCTCAGCGACGGATCACCGGTGACTCGTTTATCGGAATGTGAGCCTGAATCCACCGGAGCCCGCTTCGCTCAAATGGCCGGAGGCCGGTACTTCCTGACTTCGTTTTCTCGTTGGGGATTTAGCGGGCCACCGTTTGCTGTCCCCGAGAGTGCTGGACCCGATCGGCGAAGGGTTTCGCCCGTTCGGCGGAGGCGGTGATGGCTTCGCGGAGTTTCCTCCCCACCCGCTCGATGAGCGCATCTGCGTGACGACGGCGGTAGGCGTTGAAACTCGGACGCCCGGCCTGGTTTTCCAGGATCCACTCGCGGGCGAACGTCCCGTTTTGAATCTCGGCCAGAATCCGCTTCATGGTTTCCCGCACATGGGCGTCAATGACGCGCGGACCGCGCGTGTAATCGCCATATTCGGCCGTGTCACTGACCGAATAGCGCATGTAGCCCAGCCCACCCTGGTAGATCAGATCCACAATCAGTTTCAGTTCGTGTAGGACTTCAAAATAGGCGATCTCCGGCTGGTAGCCCGCCTCGACGAGCGTCTCGAAACCAGCAGTGATCAAGGCCGAGACACCACCGCAGAGCACCGCTTGCTCGCCAAAGAGGTCGGTTTCGGTTTCCTCCTGGAACGTCGTTTCTATGACACCAGCGCGCGTGGCTCCGATCCCCTTGGCATAAGCCAGGGCGGTTTCTCGCGCCAGACCCGATGCGTCCTGATGAATGGCCAGAAGGGCCGGGACGCCGATCCCTTCCGTGAAAAGCTCTCTCATACGATGTCCGGGCGCTTTCGGGGCAATCATCGAAACATCAATGTTGGGGGGCGGCACAATCTGACCGAAATGAATGTTGAAGCCATGAGCAAACATGAGTGTTTGTCCGGGGCGGAGTACGGGAGCGATCTCCTCCCTGTAAAGCGCCGGTTGAATCTGATCGGGCACGAGCATCATCACCACGTCCGCGACGGTTGCAGCATCCCGCACGGCGGTGACGGTCAAGCCTTCTTTCTCGGCTCTGGCCCATGATGCGCTCCCCGGATAGAGACCGACGATCACGCTCAGCCCACTATCCCTCAGGTTCAAGGCATGCGCATGCCCCTGACTTCCATAACCGATGATGGCAATGGTCTTACCCTCCAGTAGTGCCAGATCAGCATCCTTCTCGTAGTATATTTTCGCCATCCTGTCCTCCTCCGAAAGATTTCGCGCAGGCTCTCTCGCCCGTGCTTCCGCCGACGGGAAAGCCCGCGCTGCTTTTCATCAGTGATTTTTGAATCTCATCGTCCATCCATGACCAAACCTCTGCTTCCCTTCAGGCAACACCGAGCACAAACGACGGGTCCACTCGTTAGCCCCTGGCCATCGCGACCTTGCCGGAACGGACGAGTTCGAGGATGCCGTATTTTTCGAAGACCTTGATGAAGGCTTCGAGCTTATCCTCGTCACCGGTCAGCTCAAAGGTATACGAATGGGGTGAGACATCAATGACCCGAGCGCGGAAGATTTCGGCTTCCTTGAGCAACTCCAGCTTCTGTCCCGGCTCATGCTTGATCTTCAGCAGAAGCAGCTCGCGTTCCACAGCATTGTTAGCACTGCTCGACCAGACGCGCACCACATCAATCAGGCGCTCGAGAAGCTTCAGGAGCTTTTCCAGCGCGGCGTCATCGAGGTTCACCACGATTGTCATGTGCGAGAGCGTCGGATCATCCGTTCGAGCGACGGTCAAGCTTTCGATATTGATTGCCCGGGCGCTGAAAAGGCCGGTGATCCGGGCCAGCGCCCCCGGCTTGTTTTCCACCAGCAACGTTATCGTTCGCAGCATCTTCACAGCCTCATCTCTGCTTCAATCGCCCGGACCAGGCGCGATGGCGATGCACAGGAGAGAGTTCGGTTTGTCGCATCGAGCCCCACCCTCACGCGATAGATTGTTCGCTGTCCGCAACCGCCCGCGCTTTGCTGGGGGCGATGATCATGTCCTTGATGGCAGCTCCGGGAGGAACCATCGGATAGACGTTTTCCTCCGCCGCGACATGGACATCGAAGAGAATCGGCTCACCCGACAGAAGCTCGGCGGCCAGGATGTCGGACAGCTCATCGGGCCGACGCAGGGTGAAGCTCCGGATGCCGTAAGCGGCAGCCACGCGAGCGTAGTCGGGCGATACGCGCAGGTCGGAGGCCGAATAACGACCGTTGTAAAAGATCTCCTGCCACTGCCGAACCATCCCCAGATAACCGTTGTTGATGATGACGATCTTCACGGGCAACCGATGCTCGACGACAACGGCCAGCTCCTGCATCGTCATCTGGAACCCGCCGTCTCCGACGATGGCGATGACAGGGCGATCCGGCCGGGCGAAATGAGCGCCGATGGCCGCCGGGAATCCGAAGCCCATCGCTCCTAATCCTCCCGACGTGATCCAGCTCCGGGGATGTTGGAACCGGTAATATTGGGCGGCCCACATCTGGTGCTGGCCGACATCGGTTACGATGATCGCCTCGCCCTGAGTAAGGCGGGAAATCTCCTCGATCACGCGCTGGGGCTTAATCGTCCGATCATCATCCTCGTAGCAGAAGGGGTAGTCGTATTTCCACTGCTCGATCTGTTCCAGCCAGCGCGACCGATCTTCCCGGCGTGTGCCTCCGGATTCCCTGGCGTGCATGTCCTCCAGTATCCCGTTCAAGGTCATAAGCACACGCCGGACATCTCCGACGATAGGGATGTCCACCCGGACGTTCTTGTTGATTTCCGCCGGATCAATATCAATGTGAATCTTCTTGGCCGTGGGAGCGAACTCCGCAATCTTGCCCGTGACCCGGTCGTCGAACCGAACGCCGATGGCGATGAGCAGGTCGCACTGAGTAATGGCAGTGTTGGCGTACCAGCTCCCGTGCATCCCCAGCATACCGAGCGACAGAGGATGCGCGGAAGGAAAACAGCCAAGCCCCATGAGCGTCATCGCCACGGGAATCTCCTCCCTCTCGGCCAATCGGCGCAACTCCGCCGAGCCCCCGGACGCGATCACACCTCCCCCCGCGTAAATGACCGGTCGTTGGGCAGCGAGAATCGCCTCGGCGGCCTCCCGGATTCGCCGGGGATCTCCCTCCGTCACCGGTTTATAGCCGCGGAGAGAGACCCGGTCAGGATAGTGAAACTCACATTGCCGGAGTTGAATATCCTTGGGAAGATCAACCAGCACCGGCCCCGGTCGTCCCGTCCGAGCAATGTAAAAGGCCTCTTTGATCACGCGGGCCAGATCAGCGACGTCCGTCACCAGGTAATTATGCTTTGTGCACGGGCGGGTAATTCCGACGACATCCGCTTCCTGGAAGGCATCCGATCCGATCATAACCGTCGGAACCTGTCCGGTGAAGGCCACCAGCGGGATTGAGTCCATGTAGGCAGTGGCTATACCCGTCACCAGATTCGTCGCACCCGGTCCTGACGTCGCCAGAGCCACGCCGACGCGACCCGACGCTCGCGCATAGCCGTCGGCGGCGTGGGCCGCGGCCTGTTCGTGTCTCATCAGGATGTGCTTGATGGGTCCATCATAGAGACGATCATAGACCGGGAGGATGGCTCCACCGGGATGACCGAATATCACCTCCACGCCTTCTCTCACCAGGCATTCCACGAAAATATCCATCCCCGTCATCAGCATTGTCGCGTGACCTCCTTTGCCGGCCGACCCCTTCGGAAAAATCGGCATCAGTGTAGCAGCCGACCTCCTATTTGTAAAATTGATTGTTTTTCTTGTTGAATCATCATCGCTAATTCCCGCAGACCCTCCGTCAGACGCCTCCTTTGGCCGTGGCCAAACCCTCTCGGAGAGAGAAACAAAAAAGGCCATGTTCCGGGGCAGCGGATCATGGCCTCTTCCGTTTCACTCCCGGGTGCGGCCATCATCCGCTGCCTGGACCAGGCACGATAACGATGCTAATCGCAATAATGAGGAGGAGACGGAGGATAGTCTCTCGATGAGGAAGAGTCTGATTGCACCTGAGCGGGATCATGGCAGGGGCCGTGACCCCCGGCCGACCGGCGGCATCAACATCCCGTCGCCATGTCCCTCTTGCCTTCCCCATAACGGGGGTAATGTTACACAAATCCTCTCCGGAGGCAAATTGAAAGATTTTTTTGTTCCGTTAATCTCGCTTATCTCCATTTATCGCGCCGGGCCCGTTCGACCGGCTCGGAGACAATGCGGTGAACTCTTTCCCGCAGCGCTTCAATGTCATCCTTGCGCAGGCCCTGCGTCTCAATCGTATCGTGGATGTAGACGGTGATCTTCCCCGGATAGAGCCGCCAATCCCCGACGCGGTGAAACTCATAAGATCCGACGATGCTCATAGGCACAATGGGGTATCCGTATCGCTGGGCGATGATAAACGCGCCGTTTTTGAACGGACCGACTCTTCCGGTCCGGGTGCGACTGCCCTCGGCGAAAACGATCAGGCTGACGCCACTATCGAGGGCCTCTTTGGCTCGCCGCATCATTCGCTTGAAACCCGAGGGGCTGTTATCCCGAGGGACGGGAACGTTGCCGAATCGCTTCATCATCCATCCGTAGGCGGGGATTTTGAAATGGGACTCCAGTTCCAGACCCCGGACAAATTGGGGAATAGCCGAGTAGATGACGAAAGCATCGAAGATATTCACATGATTGCAGACGAAAATGCTTGTGCGCTCCCGATCGAATCCGGGAGCATAATGGACTTCAAATTTCACTCCCGCCAGCCGCAGGATGTTGCGAAAGAACCAGCGTTGGGGGCGGTCGTTTTTGCGGGGATCAATGATCATTCCCAAGAGCACGAGGAATGTGCAAACGGTGAAAAAGTGGATGATGCTGATGGTCCAGAGCAAGAGGCTGCGAAGCGTCAGGTACACCTCTCTGAGCCACCGATTCAGTCTCTCCACAACGCGCGATCCCTCCCCTCGATGGCTCACAACGGGAACGTCACTTCGATCCGTTCGGTCACGCATCACACCAGGACAAGCAGGGATGAAGGGAGAACCTCCAGCCGCTGACAGCGGAGCGTCATCACCTCCCCATCAACCATAATCGTGACCGGTTCATCCAGCTCAAACTCGACCCAGCGAACGGCCCGCCGTGCGGCGAGCGGGTGCTCTATATGCGTGCCGTCGTAGAGACCCGGCAGATTGCGCAGCAGCCCGATACGTCCAATAGGTCCCCAGCGAACGTATTCGATAAGTCCGTCAGCGACCTCCGCATAGGGAGCGATCATCATCTTACCGCCGGTGAATTTGCTGTTATTGAAACTGAGAAACAGACAGGGATCACGTTGCGGCTCCGGTTCCCCATCCAGTCGCAAGGGGAAAGGCCTCCGCGAGAGTCGGGCCAGACACACCAGCACCCCCAGCAGATAACCCACTTCACCGAGTGGCTTGAATCGCCGATTGACCAGTGCAGCCACATCAGCGGGAAAGCCCATGCTCAGAAGGTTGATGAAATGAATCGCTCCGTCTGAATGAATGAGCCGGAGA contains:
- a CDS encoding lysophospholipid acyltransferase family protein, giving the protein MERLNRWLREVYLTLRSLLLWTISIIHFFTVCTFLVLLGMIIDPRKNDRPQRWFFRNILRLAGVKFEVHYAPGFDRERTSIFVCNHVNIFDAFVIYSAIPQFVRGLELESHFKIPAYGWMMKRFGNVPVPRDNSPSGFKRMMRRAKEALDSGVSLIVFAEGSRTRTGRVGPFKNGAFIIAQRYGYPIVPMSIVGSYEFHRVGDWRLYPGKITVYIHDTIETQGLRKDDIEALRERVHRIVSEPVERARRDKWR
- a CDS encoding O-methyltransferase yields the protein MTFISDDVVNYLDALLPPRDDVLTEMEQLARQRRIPIVGPAVGRLLYQLARLIHAERVFEMGSAIGYSTIWLARAIPARGVVYYTDDDAKNAREAEDYLRRAGVADRVKILVGDALDLIDQVDGEFDLVFTDVDKHQYPAAFTRARSRIRRGGLLVADNVLWSGRVARGETDPATEGIREFNRLIYSSPEFFTTIIPLRDGVSVSLKL
- a CDS encoding ROK family protein; the encoded protein is GELLYSPNLPAVQNLPLGRLIAERYGCPVRVENDANAAGLAEAHYGAGVGHRFVFYVTVSTGIGTGVVLDGRIYSGSRGLAAEGGHVTINHLGPRCSCGRNGCIEAYASGTGLARRTKAILRTLDRESLKPTYGMRILDLAGGDCEQVTAKIIADAARQGDHLARELIDETAHYLSIWLGGMINLFDPDIIIIGGGLSTLGDLLFAPIRDLTPQYSILPSAAAIPIVPARLGENVGILGAVALFAAGGPSQAL
- the ilvN gene encoding acetolactate synthase small subunit — encoded protein: MLRTITLLVENKPGALARITGLFSARAINIESLTVARTDDPTLSHMTIVVNLDDAALEKLLKLLERLIDVVRVWSSSANNAVERELLLLKIKHEPGQKLELLKEAEIFRARVIDVSPHSYTFELTGDEDKLEAFIKVFEKYGILELVRSGKVAMARG
- the ilvB gene encoding biosynthetic-type acetolactate synthase large subunit; the protein is MLMTGMDIFVECLVREGVEVIFGHPGGAILPVYDRLYDGPIKHILMRHEQAAAHAADGYARASGRVGVALATSGPGATNLVTGIATAYMDSIPLVAFTGQVPTVMIGSDAFQEADVVGITRPCTKHNYLVTDVADLARVIKEAFYIARTGRPGPVLVDLPKDIQLRQCEFHYPDRVSLRGYKPVTEGDPRRIREAAEAILAAQRPVIYAGGGVIASGGSAELRRLAEREEIPVAMTLMGLGCFPSAHPLSLGMLGMHGSWYANTAITQCDLLIAIGVRFDDRVTGKIAEFAPTAKKIHIDIDPAEINKNVRVDIPIVGDVRRVLMTLNGILEDMHARESGGTRREDRSRWLEQIEQWKYDYPFCYEDDDRTIKPQRVIEEISRLTQGEAIIVTDVGQHQMWAAQYYRFQHPRSWITSGGLGAMGFGFPAAIGAHFARPDRPVIAIVGDGGFQMTMQELAVVVEHRLPVKIVIINNGYLGMVRQWQEIFYNGRYSASDLRVSPDYARVAAAYGIRSFTLRRPDELSDILAAELLSGEPILFDVHVAAEENVYPMVPPGAAIKDMIIAPSKARAVADSEQSIA
- the ilvC gene encoding ketol-acid reductoisomerase, translating into MAKIYYEKDADLALLEGKTIAIIGYGSQGHAHALNLRDSGLSVIVGLYPGSASWARAEKEGLTVTAVRDAATVADVVMMLVPDQIQPALYREEIAPVLRPGQTLMFAHGFNIHFGQIVPPPNIDVSMIAPKAPGHRMRELFTEGIGVPALLAIHQDASGLARETALAYAKGIGATRAGVIETTFQEETETDLFGEQAVLCGGVSALITAGFETLVEAGYQPEIAYFEVLHELKLIVDLIYQGGLGYMRYSVSDTAEYGDYTRGPRVIDAHVRETMKRILAEIQNGTFAREWILENQAGRPSFNAYRRRHADALIERVGRKLREAITASAERAKPFADRVQHSRGQQTVAR
- a CDS encoding diacylglycerol kinase family protein produces the protein MTARDEFLAIVNPAAGGGRCGKLARSVLERLRADGVRLTSVETEGPGHAVEIVREALVRGYRRFLAVGGDGTSFEIVNGIFSVSPAVPHPQAGRGEASATSLPSQHLTERPVLGFLPLGTGNSFLRDFSHRGLDHALEAIRLGRTRPCDVLRLIHSDGAIHFINLLSMGFPADVAALVNRRFKPLGEVGYLLGVLVCLARLSRRPFPLRLDGEPEPQRDPCLFLSFNNSKFTGGKMMIAPYAEVADGLIEYVRWGPIGRIGLLRNLPGLYDGTHIEHPLAARRAVRWVEFELDEPVTIMVDGEVMTLRCQRLEVLPSSLLVLV